Sequence from the Ascaphus truei isolate aAscTru1 chromosome 3, aAscTru1.hap1, whole genome shotgun sequence genome:
AGTAGCTAAAGAGAAAGGCGTTCTCATTGGGCTGGTAGACCACTACTTACTTTATTTTGCAACCCAGATACTCGCCCTCTCTTTTCTCCAAACATTGGTCAATATTTTAGCAGCAGACCTGCCAAGTCTCACTGATTGGGAATGAGTCTCGCTCATGACAGAGATAATAATTTCAACTTTTTTTAAAGCATACACGCGCCAACCTTCCTTCGAGTCACTTTTGGACCGCTCTGTAATGATGCTTAACAGATTTGAAGTTACTTGTGTACAATGCAGTTTGTGAATCCGCGCTCGTGCTGTCTTGAATACGCTCTGGCAAGCAATCCCTTTGCTGCTAGGTGTACAGGAGTCACTCCCCGTAATCTCCTAAACAGATAGAACCCCTTAGGGTATTTctccaaacatgcacacagcgcaccagggattaggtaATTCAATATTTAATAAGATCACAATGGATCCTCTGGTTAAAATACCAGCTAAAAATGTTAATACAATAAATCAACAAATGTGATCACCAATGGTGAAACAAGTGAACAGTAAATGCAACTAATCAAAATAGCATACAACTACTGTGAATAAGTGAAAAACAATAATACCTTCAACGAGCATTACACTATAAATATAATGCAaatatacacaaaataaaatactcTAGTAAAAAAGGGGAGATGATAAACACACATAAATCAGTGAaccatatacaaaataaatacacagtgaaaGTGCATAAACAGTGCAAAGGTCACACACATCACTGCTGATACTTCCAGGTAGGGATCTTTCACCTGACGAAGTACCTAGTACGAAACGCGTCATGGTCACGTGAGGCTGTCTGAGCGCGCTTGTCCATTGGTGGAAGATCCCTACCAGGAAGTATCAGCAGTGATGTGTGTGCCGAGGAGTAGCTTCAGCCCGGACCTTTCACATCAGTGGCTCCCTCTATGTCCTGTCTGATTTTCCATGGTGAGTGCATCTTTCCCCATTAGTGGCCTGTTTTAGAACactttatggttttttatttagaGTCATTGGGTTGTCAGTTGTTGTATTGTGTCATTGTGTACACTTGATATAGATCACAATACATGTATGATTTATATTGACCTTTGCACTGTTTATGCACtttcactgtgtatttattttgtatatgatTCACTGATTTGTGTGTTTATCATCTCCCCTTTTTTACTCgggtattttattttgtgtatattTGCATTATATTTATTGTGTAATGCTCGTTGAAGGTATTATTGTTTTTCACTTATTCACAGTAGTTGTTTGCTATTTTGATTAGTTGCATGTACTGTTCACTTGTTTCACCATTGGTGATCACATTTGTTGATTTATTGTATTAACATTTTTAGCTGGTATTTTAACCAGAGGATCCATTGTGATCGTCTTAAATATTGGATTACCTAATCCCTGATGTGCTGTGTACTTGTGTACAAAGTCCGATTTATAGTTAACATTAGGGTTGTATTAAGACAGGTTATACCCCCTTGAGTTAATTTATGTATAGTCAATGAGGTAGTGGCATTTTTAGGGGCTATCAAATAGAGGCTGCCTCCTTGTAACCCTACATCCGAGTATCTTTTGCCATTTGTGCAGGTTTTGAATATTAGACCGGTCTTGTCCTATAGACGAGTTTACATACTCCTGTTAAGGGAAGGGCTCTAATCGGCATGGAATTGGTCAGCTGCTGAACCGGCATTACCACTCCCTGCACAATGTGTAGCAtgcacacgggggaaggacagaAGGAATTGAAGTACAGGATAGAAGTGGCATTCAATGTCAGACAATAAAAAGTGCATTATTTATTGTATCCTGTTAGGCTGACCAACAGCTGGTGAAGAAAGGGAAGGGCAAAATAGGGGATATGTTAGAAAAAGCTGCTGAGCTGTTGATGAGCTGCTTCAGAGTATGTGCCAGTGATACGTGAGTTTTTATTTTTCCCCATTTCTTTGTTttgatgaaaaatatatatataccccacaaAACCATGCTCTCCCCAAAACCATGCCCTTCCCACATAGCCACCTGCCCTacaaagcaccccccccccccacaaaaaactCCTCCCTATTATTAAAAGTTGCCAATCGGCTCCATTTCAAGCTGTGGTACCTCCTACCTGCTAATAGGAGCTGATTTGCAGTAATatgagctccagggacccctggtTCTGAGATGCTTACCTTCGAAGATGCCCCCAGTAGCATCCCCtgttggggaaacaaaatggagttttAAATCTCCCGCAGTATGcagaccaatagaaagctgcgaATTACACTCAGCCCGTGTACTGCGGGAGATTTAAGAACCAGGAAGTATCGGAGGTAAGTtctcgggggggtgggggggaaagggtgctcccaagaccccttgcttcccagcgATCCTAATAAAGGGGGTTATACTTGGTAAACACCTGTCGGCTTTTAAACCTGCCACTGTCCTGAGTTCACATTTGTTCTAGGAGAGACTGCCCTTTTATTCCACTTTAGTTATCCAGACGATAGAAGCGAATGCTATATAATCTAACCGTCCTTAAGCCAGTGCGTTACAGGCCCCTCATAGCAAAGGGGTGAAGTCTGGTTCTGACCCgcgtcagacacacacacacacacacacacacacacacaccttgtgtttCACTCAAATGCTTTAGTCAAGGAGAATCAATCTGAGGTAATTGTACTGGCGACATTGTTCTTCCCCCAACGGAGTCATAGTTGGGGGGGCTGAGTCCTAGAGGTGTCTTACTGTGCGCTCGTGCCAGTTGGTTAATGATCCTCACAAAATTGTAATATTTTTCTGAAAGATGTagcctaaataataataataaaaaaatttaaaaaaactgcAACGATCAAAAGGTTTAGGTCCATATTTGCTAAGCACGTGTCTGCTATACGACaccttccagctctgtaagtaaCCCTGTAATCAATTCACGTAAATCGACTCTAAAGTGTCTTCCAGAGCCGGATTGTATCTTAtgtcagaagactgcttagtgaatatgggccgtCATTTCATTTGCAAGTCATTAGACCACTGCTTACCGACATGTGCTTGGGGCCCTGCACCAGGCTATGACCATGTAGTGCATTCTCCCCGGTGCATTGTACTGTGCAACGTTTCCCtcctttattgttttatgtatgtgTTTATCTTTTTAACACCAGACGTGCTGCTTTTGAGGACTCCAAGAAGTGGGGGATGTTGTTTCTGGTGAATCAGCTTTTCAAGATTTACTTCAAGGTATTGTGGCAGATGAGCGAACATGTGCGTATTCATTGTGAATCCCCGCCGGAGCTGTGTAAAGTGATGCTTTCTTATTACTGTACTTGCAGATCAGTAAGCTTCACTTATGCAAGCCATTAATTCGAGCCATTGATAGTTCAAATTTCAAGGACGAATACAGCATGGCACAAAGAGTCACCTTCAAGTACTATGTTGGCCGCAAAGCTATGTTTGACAGCGATTTCAAAAAAGGTATGTGGATAGGAGAGGATAATCGCATCCACGGGCTAATGCATCAATGGAATTGTCATGTATATGCCGTTTGTTGGTAGCTTTACTTTGACGTACAAATGCTGCAGAATGTATGAAATCACTTAGAAAAAAACCCAAATAGTTGAAAATGGGGTGATCTTTAGAAATGTGGCAAAATAGAAATGTTACATTATAGAATATTGTGTTCACTCATTTATTTGAACAGCATACCCAgctttacatctctctctctattttagCTATTGTTCCTTGTGACTATATAATATCAAAAACAGGCTTCTATATTGTCTTAGTATTGGAAGTATGTTATCAAGTTGTGTgtggttttgatttttttttgtttttttttgctgctttaacttttTCTTCTCAGCGGGTGCTCGCAAATATGGCTTTTCCATAAAAGCCTCCTCCACAAACTGAGGTCCGAGGCAATTATAGAAGGCCATTCTCAGAACTTTGCTATAAATATTACAGGAGGGATTTAGCCACCGTGTACTAGGACAAAGTTCTAGTAGCTGAATTAGTGTGAGAAATGCGGTAATCCTATTACAAATCTAACAATCGCTATTCAATACGGTTATTCATTAACCTGCAATAGTGCTGGTCGGGGCACCTATTTACAGTTAACCTCCCCCAAACAACATAACCACATTTTGTGGTACTTTAGGAAGCTATAAACACCCCAAAGCAGTTTCTCCTTCAATACACTACACTTTGCACGGTTTGCAGATTTTAGACCTGTGAGGAATTTTGTAGGGCTTTTAATATGTTTAAAATGGCAACGCCAGCCAAACAAATGACATTTTTTGAACCTGAACCAGGAGGTCCCCTGGAGCTTATGTTAGTGGTCCCCCGACGTCCGTGGACTTCCCTGGTTCTGTAGCTGCGTGTTCGGGATGAATCGGATGTCCACTGGGCAAattggggaaacaatatggctgACAAGGTCAGGGTTCGCTCATGCGGCACATGTCGGGGATCCACCAATCAGCTCTCGGGGATTGCTGATTTAACATTGAAAAGGAGAAATGAATGGATGTTGTAGATTTGTTCAAATATATCAAAGGTATAGTGAACTGTGATGGACCTGTAATCTTTAGCTGCCCTCATCTTCTGTGTAACTATTTCCAAAACAAATTAGCATGGATGTTCATGTAATTATGGTTCCTACACAATTCATCATATCGTTGTCTCTAGCTGAGGAATACCTGTCGTTTGCTTTTGAGAACTGTCACCGCTCAAGTCAGAAGAACAAGCGTATGATTCTGATTTACTTGCTGCCAGTGAAAATGCTGTTGGTGAGTGGAAAGGAAGCCTGTTTACTGCTCGCTTTCATGGATTGTTTTCTTCAGAGATTTATCGTTACTCTCTTACTGTTTCTTTAAAACTATTTGTAGCGGTTTgggtgttgtgtgtttttttttttaataatctgATTTAATCCTACACGTAGATATTTTTATCTTTATTACTATGACGGTTTGGAACATAGAAAATAAGTACATTTAGAGTGTTCAAAATATACAGAACAGTTTGTGTTGCAGCTAGCTTGTATTGTGTTATTTAGAATGTGATTTGGCCTGCGCAGGCCTCCGTTAGGGATCAGATATGCATCACACATACGTGACTACTAATTGAGTTTGCCCAGGGTATCCTGCATATACTGAAGTATATGACTTGGTGAAGGATGGAATACTAGACCAATCTCAAATGAAACATGTCTCTCTGCGACAAATTGTGACTACTCTAGCCAGCGTGCACAGACATCTGTTTAGTTTAATGCATGTCAAACAGACGCTCAGTGTTCCCTCTGTTGTGATATGATGGGCATGTACAATGTGCCTACAATTTCACCTGCTAAAtctgtatttgtatgtatatatatatatatataaaatgcttattttattGAAATGCATGCAAACTGTGTGGCCATGTTACAATACCGCGCAAAGTTGGTTACAGACCTTTTTAATGTAATGAGGTTATCTGCCATTTGTAGAAATACATGTGTGCTTCATTTTGCATGAGCGTTGTTTTGGTAACTCTAATATAGGAATTTAATAGTAACACCCGTCTCTGTTTACAGGGCCACATGCCAACTATTCAGCTGCTAAAAAAGTATGACCTGATGCAGTTTGCAGAAGTGACACAGTCTGTGAGGTATATAGTGCTTTACTAGGCTTCCCTTGACAAGGAAAGATACTGAGTGAGATGTGGGGAGTCACTGATCTGAACCATAGATCAGATAGATATTCTCTAGAACGGCAGTTCAAAGCATTGTTTTATTAGTTTCTGTAAGACATATAATGTATAGCTTAATGATCTTGGTAGTGATTTGGTGAAGTACATTTttattaagcagtcttctgctataTGGAACCTTCTGAATGACACCTTATAGCAGTGGTGGACAACATGATCTACATCTAGCATAAGAGGGCTGCATCATGTAACTACTCTgtattctctctctgtgctgatctctgtCTTTATGCTgatctctttcccccacccctctctctctttctctgtgctgatctcttcttcccacacgctctctctcgctctctgtgctgatctctctcttTGTGCCgatctctttcccccacccctctctctctttctctgtgctgatctcctcttcccacaccctctctctcgctctctgtgctgatctctctcttTGTGCTGATTTCTTCTTTCTCGCTGTCCGTCATTCCCCGCTCTGCCTGTAGCTTCACCCCCATTTGAAGCTCTGCCCCTGTGCTCTCGCAACAGGATGAGAGGACGGGCGAAGGGACCAGGGAGAGTGGAGTTTGGGGGCCACAAGGGAAGTCCATCTGGGCCACCGGTTGCCCATCAGTGCCTTATAACCTGTTCAAAAAGGCTGTAAACTGTCTTCCAGCATCAGAAGGTGTTTTATAGCAGTACACGGCTCAGTAAATCGGAGCCTAAATATCAGACGGCTAATTACATTACCTGACCAAGGTACAGTCTATTATTCTGTTTGTCTTCACAGTGAAGGGAATCTGCTCTTACTGACTGAGGCTCTGACCAAGCATGAGACCTTCTTTATTCGATGTGGCATCTTCTTGATTCTGGAGAAGTTGAAAATCATCACGTATAGAAGCCTTTTTAAGAAAGTGTGAGTTAAGAACTCCTTCACCGACCTCAAAATATCATATGATGTATGATTCAGATGGTCATATTCAGCATCGTTTTACATTAAAACCTGGATTCTTTACTGGTTGAGATATGTTTTGTTAATTAAACAAGTATACGTTAGTGGTTTTGTACAGGAAAGTTCAACGTTTTAAAAGAGCTTCTGTGGTCTTGGAAGATAATGTACAGCAACATGTGAGTATAGTTTTAATGCTGACctaatgaaataaatatatatatttatattataattttCAACGTCACTGTgcctgaagcaggggaatttagTTCAATCCTGGTGTCAGTCCCTTTATCTCGCtttgcctcaggcatcaaaaacatagatggtaagctctatggggcagggacccgtgcctgcaaaaCTTCTATTTACAGTGCTGCGTATACAGTCAGCACTATAAAAGTAGGAAAAAACTATTATACTATTCTAACCATTATAGATCCTTCATTAGGTGGAAAATGTAATGTTAAATTCCCATGCTAAACCATCATGGCAAATAACCCACAGCTCTGGTTGATCCCTTAAACAAAACTTATGCTAAAACACCCCTTCACTGCTAGCAAATGAATTGCAGTTCCCACTAGCTCCAAAGAAGTACACAAAAATGAATATTTAGAGCAGAAGGCACTTTTATGTTATTATTGTGCTTTCTGTTACTATTTGGTTTGTAAGATGAGGGGCCTAGTACCCTTGTACCCAAGTCATGGAAGAGGCATTCACTTGGTGCTGTGACTTCCATAATTACACGAAAGTAAGGCACCAGCTTATACCAAATAAAATAAGTGTAGTGTGCATTTGTACTGTCCGTATACTGTATTCCATATGTCCCCCGCACTCAggtaaaaaatgtgaaaaaacatAATGATGAATCATTTAGATGATACTGTATCTGCTCATAcgtagaaggaaaaaaaaagataaacaaaaaaaaaaaaaaactactgacAAGACTACTACAGTGTTAGCAGGAAAGAGACATCCTTGAGACACCTGCTTTCCGTGTTATTATCTTTGTTTTGTGTAGTTTAGTCTTGTCAGTAGttttttttatcttgtattttctatgtgtgagCAGTAAAGATCTCCCCCCCTTACCTAGTCTCTGGCGTTTCTGACGTCACGttcccatggcaacgcaacgtcgtGAATGAGgccacgcgttgccatggcgacgcgtcaccagaagccgccggagacgaGGTAAGGGAATTTGCAGAGGCCTCGCTCctcctgcatttaatttaaatgctttggggaagagcgcgggggctcTGACCCCTGAAATAGAGTATACGGGTAGGTGGTGCTGGCTGTCTCTTTAGATACATTTGTGTTGTCCATATTCTAGGTCTGATAACTATTTGTAATGCATCTGTTTTGGTGAAATCTAAAAGTATATAAGCAAGGCAAATCGGATATACTGACTGGCCAGTTACTTATCGTTATTACAGCTACCTGTGTCAAGTGAGGGTTCATTATGGGAAATTAAAATGTAAGGCTTTGTCTGAAAGGAAAACAAGATTAAAAATGACTAACCCCACGGTGCAACTGCTCACACAAAAAGGGGCAGCGCTCCTATCCTCAGTAGCAATGAATACATGTGGTATTGAAAGAGATGGGTAGTAAAGTGGAAACCCCTCTTAGTAACAATGTTTTGTTTACATATTGATCACAATGCACGGGTTGTCTACTTTGGTGTCGCTCTTGGATGTATTTTAGTATCGGTGTTTCCCTGCTGATTTACAGATACCTGCTGCTGAAAACTCACCAGCTCGCACTTGATGCCTTTCTGGTTGCTCTAAACTTTATGCAAGTGGAAGATGTAGATATTgatgaagtgcagtgtatcataGCGAATCTTATTTACATGGTACGTGCGTTCTCTTTCATCTCCTCTTTATGCTTGGCAGTTACAGTGCAGATCAATGTAGGCACTTAATTTGCGATTAATGAACAGTATACAGAAACTTGATTTGCAAGAAGCAATATGTGACTGATCCTGCTGCTTAGACAAATATACAGTAAACAAGAGATCCTCTTTTGGCGGGGTTATACTTTGTGCATTAAAATGTACACTCCTGTTTCTAGATTGTGCGCGGTCTGAGTAATGTAGCTGGTTGAAGCAAGAGGAAATTCTTCCTGAAACATAGTATAGAATTGTACAAACGGATACGCCAATCTTCTTATTTGCATGTCTACCGTTTAAACATTGCATGGAAATCAGTTAAAAGGGGTGTTTCCTCTTGCCCGATTTTtagttttaataaatgcagcagtcACTTGTTTTTACAGCAATTAAATTATCTAAGCTGCGTATCGAACAGCAAAAAGACTGCCTCCCAGGGTACGCGGTACGCAATATGGCTGCCTGTTTCCAGAGGAAGTGGTGCAGCttcctaaatagttgctatagcaacgcAACTTCAATATAttacaaatcattaaaaatgccataaagagtgaaaaaaaacaaattagGATTTTCAACAAAATTCTACTCTAAAGAATATTTAATGTTTTAGGTATTTGGATGTGCAAGTGTTAAAAAATAGAGATGTGCAACGTTTTAGTTTTTGAGTTGGCAAAAATGaagctttttttttgtgtgcattttttttttttcaatttttaaaTCTTATTGTTTTTTAACAGTTCATCAGATTATTTGCAAAATTCGAGATAAATATTTTATTTCCCGGTAGTATTGGTGTTTAGCAAACTGACGTTTTCATGATTTTTTCCCCCAAAAGCCATGTTTCTCTCATCTCTGCTTAGGGATGTGgcgtgttttttttctctctgccatATTATGTAGCCTAAATCGTTTTtattcttgtattctattttaggGTCATATTAAAGGCTACATCTCTCATCAGCATCAAAAGCTTGTGGTCAGCAAGCAAAACCCTTTCCCACCACTGTCAACAGTCTAAGTCCAGCCCTGTAAACAGAAAGATGAATGTGATGGCTTATCCAATAGTGGTTGTAAAGTCAGTCCATTAGAAACTGGCGCTACAGTACaacactgcctctgtgtgtctcttcatTAAACAACTCTCACAGACCACGAAGGGTGCTGGTGCGCCTTACAAGCCTTGCAATTACCGAAGGTCATTTCAAGGGCAGGGGATACAGTCCTCCAGTATCCTTCACCTGTTTGAAGAAACTGCTTATTTTTACCCCCAGattgtacattatttttattatgtatactTTTGTCAGTTAAATAAAGGAAGTTTTGTTTTCTAAACAGCTAAATGTGtgtggtattttttttgttttgtttttttaattaggaAACATTTGTCTGTTGCTTTCTGAGGGTTAAAATGAAGTTTCATATGGAAATAAGATATCAATGTCGGTCCAGGacgtttaatatatatttatcataCGCGTTCTGTAATATCTGTCCTGTAATATGATGAGGGCAGATTTTCATGGAGGAAAATTCAAATATAAAACAAACTGATTTGAACAAATGTTTGTTACAGTATGTGACCTTCCAGGTACACTGCACAAATTACAGAATTAAcatctaaaatatttttttttttaaata
This genomic interval carries:
- the PCID2 gene encoding PCI domain-containing protein 2 isoform X2 codes for the protein MAHITINQYLQQLPAPEEKCQQVLEPPYDEMFAAHLRCTYAVANHDFVEAYKCQTVVVQSFLKTFQAHKEENWALHIMYAITLDLRIFANNADQQLVKKGKGKIGDMLEKAAELLMSCFRVCASDTRAAFEDSKKWGMLFLVNQLFKIYFKISKLHLCKPLIRAIDSSNFKDEYSMAQRVTFKYYVGRKAMFDSDFKKAEEYLSFAFENCHRSSQKNKRMILIYLLPVKMLLGHMPTIQLLKKYDLMQFAEVTQSVSEGNLLLLTEALTKHETFFIRCGIFLILEKLKIITYRSLFKKVYLLLKTHQLALDAFLVALNFMQVEDVDIDEVQCIIANLIYMGHIKGYISHQHQKLVVSKQNPFPPLSTV
- the PCID2 gene encoding PCI domain-containing protein 2 isoform X1, giving the protein MAHITINQYLQQVQEAIDSKHGVFCAELVSFRHPHVANPRLQLPAPEEKCQQVLEPPYDEMFAAHLRCTYAVANHDFVEAYKCQTVVVQSFLKTFQAHKEENWALHIMYAITLDLRIFANNADQQLVKKGKGKIGDMLEKAAELLMSCFRVCASDTRAAFEDSKKWGMLFLVNQLFKIYFKISKLHLCKPLIRAIDSSNFKDEYSMAQRVTFKYYVGRKAMFDSDFKKAEEYLSFAFENCHRSSQKNKRMILIYLLPVKMLLGHMPTIQLLKKYDLMQFAEVTQSVSEGNLLLLTEALTKHETFFIRCGIFLILEKLKIITYRSLFKKVYLLLKTHQLALDAFLVALNFMQVEDVDIDEVQCIIANLIYMGHIKGYISHQHQKLVVSKQNPFPPLSTV